In Scophthalmus maximus strain ysfricsl-2021 chromosome 21, ASM2237912v1, whole genome shotgun sequence, one genomic interval encodes:
- the si:dkey-12l12.1 gene encoding uncharacterized protein si:dkey-12l12.1, producing MGFTIWLCVLCLQASLLSHALDCSGATQGELCVSGQTADGQYDDQKQQRALPLTEGLVLFRRRRQLDRRGPTHLSHSSLPGAVSVKGFPNTLIQADRSRRHLAQASSKKKKRISRVGSFSLLSNDKKSTPLQVTRARRQVISEPAKKGKSGRAGAFSVLADPQTEEKNNRAKRSI from the exons ATGGGGTTTACTATCTGGCTGTGTGTGCTGTGCCTGCAGGCGAGCCTGCTGTCGCACGCCCTCGACTGCTCAGGAGCGACTCAGGGAGAGCTGTGTGTCAGTGGACAGACCGCAGACGGACAG taTGACGATCAGAAGCAACAGAGGGCGCTGCCCTTAACTGAAGGCCTG GTTTTGTTCAGACGTAGGAGACAGTTGGACCGGAGGGGTCCCACCCACCTGAGTCACTCCAGCCTGCCCGGGGCCGTCTCTGTCAAAGGCTTCCCGAACACTCTCATCCAG GCTGACAGGTCCAGGCGACACTTGGCTCAAGCTTCGAGTAAGAAAAAGAAGCGTATATCACGCGTCGGATCATTCTCCCTCCTCAGCAATGACAAGAAATCCACCCCCCTACAG GTGACCAGAGCAAGGAGACAGGTGATTTCCGAGCCAGCCAAGAAGGGGAAGTCAGGTCGTGCTGGGGCTTTCTCTGTCCTG GCAGATCCACAGACTGAGGAGAAGAACAACAGAGCCAAAAGAAGCATATAG